A section of the Telopea speciosissima isolate NSW1024214 ecotype Mountain lineage chromosome 3, Tspe_v1, whole genome shotgun sequence genome encodes:
- the LOC122656874 gene encoding formin-like protein 3 has translation MERPLLALIFVFLEIIGSFSQDPNLSTVPVYPPPPPSLPPPPPPPPPPPSPLPPPPPPPPPRPPPPPRRPQVPHGAFNSTTGRGAVAGSGQSRSPPPPPRRYRRPPQRNGRQPNGKRRIRKTPVQKINLGKKIGLLFAGIAMILQVAVVGFLVIKRREISKI, from the coding sequence atggaaCGACCATTGCTGGCCTTAATCTTTGTGTTCTTGGAGATCATAGGATCTTTTTCGCAGGATCCTAACCTTTCGACTGTACCAGTCTATCCTCCCCCGCCTCCATCACTGCCTCCACCGcccccaccacctcctcctcctccttctcctttgccgcctccgccaccgccaccgccaccgaggcctccaccaccacctcgACGGCCGCAAGTCCCCCATGGAGCGTTCAACTCCACTACAGGCAGAGGTGCAGTTGCAGGTTCTGGACAATCTAGGTCTCCGCCTCCACCTCCTCGGCGTTACCGTCGGCCTCCTCAACGTAATGGACGGCAACCCAATGGGAAACGTCGCATTAGAAAGACCCCTGTACAGAAGATCAATCTGGGGAAGAAGATCGGGCTGTTGTTTGCTGGGATCGCCATGATATTGCAGGTCGCTGTCGTGGGATTCCTAGTTATTAAGAGACGGGAGATttcaaagatctag